Proteins found in one Dermacentor silvarum isolate Dsil-2018 chromosome 8, BIME_Dsil_1.4, whole genome shotgun sequence genomic segment:
- the LOC125947685 gene encoding uncharacterized protein LOC125947685 translates to MRPGEQADSRSADAIHEERQQLEQQAETILFSHGSLYAVIAMLTLAVLFCAGVLAYSVRRNDLLKTEYRRVLEAFALRRSRTTRFPTEPEPTETSETMGPAPKLDESTQDAILLLLTRKPISNIQHPNLNKRPTTKLMTTPGGDTVYYDDLASGIKRTPKGTRSGRSTQQKTTATRNETATSSSSSEQALVESASTTVTTLGTTPNASRETELSELETSSPATFATTARARIASEVTQISVMNSTDLDRNSTQLDADYGTDDDSGDDDA, encoded by the exons ATGAGACCAGGGGAGCAGGCCGATAGCCGCAGCGCCGACGCCATCCACGAGGAGCGACAACAGCTGGAGCAGCAGGCCGAGACCATCTTGTTCTCGCACGGCAGCCTGTATGCCGTCATTGCTATGCTCACGCTGGCCGTGCTCTTTTGTGCTGGTGTGCTCGCCTACAGCGTCCGCAGGAACGACCTGCTCAAAACCGAGTACCGCCGCGTCTTGGAAGCCTTCGCGCTGAGGAGATCCAGGACGACTAG GTTCCCCACCGAGCCCGAACCAACCGAAACATCCGAAACCATGGGCCCGGCACCCAAACTCGACGAATCCACTCAGGACGCCATCCTTCTGCTCCTCACGCGCAAGCCCATCTCTAATATACAGCATCCTAATCTAAACAAGCGCCCCACAACAAAACTCATGACGACTCCCGGCGGCGATACGGTTTACTACGACGACTTGGCCAGCGGCATCAAGCGAACGCCAAAAGGTACACGGAGTGGTCGATCTACGCAGCAAAAAACcaccgcgacgcgaaacgagacGGCAACGAGCTCGTCGTCCAGCGAGCAAGCGCTCGTTGAGTCAGCTTCGACGACAGTAACGACGCTAGGAACGACTCCGAACGCATCACGAGAGACGGAGCTTTCGGAACTCGAAACGTCGTCGCCGGCCACGTTTGCGACGACCGCCAGAGCAAGAATTGCGTCCGAGGTCACGCAGATTTCAGTTATGAATTCCACGGACCTCGACCGCAACAGCACGCAGCTGGACGCCGACTACGGCACCGACGATGACTCGGGCGATGACGACGCCTAA